The Thermocrinis ruber genome has a window encoding:
- a CDS encoding energy transducer TonB family protein, whose translation MTKEESLLEKGLYFLTALVINLILFTLLSTYLLITRLSHEVNKPITLLLEEMPREEKVIFEKRTLRAGGIKEKLEKAKGGMPAPSLPPVETESGDVPVASKETAEESILSEIERKVKSQKAEATQGRPTVSESFGELSGVVSGSGVDLAKGATRKILYIPPFPQLRATELPSTFQAKLWVEPSGRVAKVEVLKRSGVPEIDSALVQFLRSIRFEPIEGNIIQTGIITFRFKGG comes from the coding sequence ATGACAAAGGAAGAGAGCCTATTAGAAAAGGGTCTTTACTTTTTAACTGCGCTCGTTATAAACCTTATCCTTTTTACACTGCTTTCCACCTACCTTTTGATTACGAGGCTTAGCCACGAGGTGAATAAACCCATTACTTTGCTTTTGGAAGAAATGCCCAGGGAGGAGAAGGTAATCTTTGAGAAGAGAACGCTAAGAGCGGGAGGAATTAAAGAGAAGCTTGAAAAGGCTAAGGGAGGTATGCCCGCTCCTTCCCTTCCTCCAGTGGAAACCGAGAGTGGGGATGTGCCAGTAGCCTCAAAAGAAACCGCCGAGGAGTCCATTCTGTCGGAGATAGAAAGGAAGGTCAAAAGCCAAAAAGCGGAAGCTACTCAGGGCAGACCTACTGTTAGCGAGAGCTTTGGTGAGCTCAGCGGAGTGGTCTCAGGAAGTGGGGTGGATCTGGCAAAAGGTGCTACGAGAAAGATCTTGTACATCCCTCCCTTTCCACAGCTTAGGGCTACTGAACTACCCTCCACCTTTCAGGCTAAGCTCTGGGTGGAGCCTTCGGGTAGAGTTGCTAAGGTTGAGGTCCTAAAAAGGAGTGGCGTGCCGGAGATAGACAGTGCTTTAGTGCAATTTTTAAGGAGTATAAGGTTTGAACCAATAGAAGGTAATATAATACAAACAGGCATTATAACCTTTAGGTTTAAAGGAGGCTGA
- the lpxC gene encoding UDP-3-O-acyl-N-acetylglucosamine deacetylase produces MKKATIKQEVSFEGVGLHSGEFSRIVLHPDDGGSVRFLIKSEIIPAHYQYVVNTNHSTDLGKNGVVVKTVEHLLAVLYILGIDSVVIEFLEGFEVPAMDGSGYYFYKSLKDLVYEIDQDKEFLKIEKPISVKNCTARIDALPSKDFSVEYVGSVEGSLKDHRVKFKGNAKDVVFARTFCYDYQVEALRNMGLAKGGSLKNAVVLTKEGKPYNREGLRCKDEPIRHKLLDLIGDLSLLGKRLKGKVVSHYGGHSLNYQLVKALSEL; encoded by the coding sequence ATGAAGAAGGCTACCATAAAGCAAGAGGTTAGCTTTGAGGGTGTGGGACTTCATTCGGGTGAGTTTTCAAGGATCGTTTTACACCCAGATGACGGTGGCTCTGTTAGGTTTCTGATAAAGAGTGAGATAATTCCTGCCCATTACCAGTATGTGGTGAACACAAACCACTCCACCGACCTGGGAAAAAACGGCGTGGTAGTAAAAACGGTGGAGCATCTTCTGGCGGTCCTTTACATCCTTGGTATAGACAGCGTGGTGATAGAGTTCTTAGAAGGTTTTGAAGTGCCCGCTATGGATGGCAGTGGTTATTACTTTTACAAGTCTCTGAAGGACCTGGTCTATGAGATTGACCAAGATAAGGAGTTTTTAAAGATAGAAAAGCCCATAAGTGTTAAAAACTGCACCGCAAGGATTGATGCCCTACCGAGCAAAGACTTTTCGGTGGAGTACGTTGGGAGCGTGGAGGGTTCCCTCAAGGACCATCGGGTTAAGTTCAAGGGAAACGCCAAAGACGTAGTCTTTGCCAGAACCTTCTGCTACGATTATCAAGTGGAAGCCCTCAGGAACATGGGCTTGGCAAAGGGAGGCAGTCTGAAAAACGCAGTGGTGCTGACCAAAGAGGGCAAGCCCTACAACCGAGAGGGTCTAAGATGCAAGGATGAACCCATAAGGCATAAGCTTTTGGACCTAATAGGAGACCTTTCCCTTTTGGGCAAAAGGCTAAAGGGCAAGGTTGTATCCCATTACGGAGGGCACAGTCTTAACTATCAACTGGTGAAAGCCCTGTCTGAGTTATAA
- a CDS encoding uroporphyrinogen-III synthase, with amino-acid sequence MGEKTKAEVEKYGYNVWAVPTEFYAEEVAKLLQGYCGRVLIPRSSVGREEAIESLKKLGFEVVPLNVYETKLLDYPPEEFEAKVKLSDFLVFASPSAVKGFFANLQKLRDKSLLKDKKIICIGKTTKGEWERTFGTPCETPEKPTMEDILRLLKKLA; translated from the coding sequence GTGGGAGAAAAGACAAAGGCAGAGGTGGAAAAGTATGGCTACAATGTTTGGGCAGTTCCCACCGAGTTTTACGCAGAGGAGGTTGCAAAGCTTTTACAGGGCTACTGTGGAAGGGTTCTGATTCCAAGGTCATCTGTAGGAAGGGAAGAGGCAATTGAAAGCTTAAAGAAGCTTGGCTTTGAGGTAGTCCCACTTAATGTTTATGAAACCAAGCTTTTAGACTATCCACCGGAGGAATTTGAAGCCAAGGTAAAGCTCTCGGACTTTTTAGTCTTTGCCAGCCCATCTGCGGTTAAGGGCTTTTTTGCAAATTTGCAAAAACTACGAGACAAAAGCCTTTTAAAGGATAAAAAAATTATCTGCATTGGCAAAACTACCAAAGGAGAGTGGGAAAGGACCTTTGGTACCCCCTGTGAAACCCCAGAAAAACCAACAATGGAAGATATCCTAAGGCTCCTAAAGAAATTGGCATAA
- a CDS encoding 2-amino-3,7-dideoxy-D-threo-hept-6-ulosonate synthase, whose amino-acid sequence MIGKLVRLERIINRETGRTIIVPMDHGVSSGPIEGIVDIKKAVEDVAEGGADAVVLHKGMVKAGHRGRGRDIGLIVHLSASTDWAPTRNDKTLVCTVEEAIKLGADGVSIHINIGADLEREMLRDFGIVSKACEEWGMPLLAMVYGRGKDMNQYDPKVVAHCARLGAELGADIVKVPYTGSPETFAPAVEGCPVPVVIAGGPKMKTEREVLEMVYGALQAGAKGLSVGRNVFQAKNRVQMVKALYKLVHENASVEEALSLLEGGK is encoded by the coding sequence ATGATCGGTAAGTTGGTGAGGCTTGAGAGGATCATAAACAGGGAGACAGGTAGAACAATAATAGTGCCCATGGACCATGGGGTGAGCTCTGGTCCCATAGAGGGTATAGTGGATATTAAAAAGGCTGTGGAGGATGTAGCGGAAGGTGGTGCAGATGCGGTGGTCCTCCACAAGGGCATGGTAAAGGCAGGACACAGGGGGCGAGGCAGAGACATAGGACTCATAGTGCATCTTTCCGCCTCCACCGACTGGGCTCCCACAAGAAATGACAAGACCTTGGTGTGCACTGTGGAGGAAGCCATAAAACTTGGAGCGGACGGAGTTTCCATCCACATAAACATTGGGGCGGACTTAGAGAGGGAGATGCTCAGGGACTTTGGCATAGTCTCCAAAGCTTGTGAAGAGTGGGGTATGCCCCTCTTGGCAATGGTTTACGGCAGGGGAAAGGATATGAACCAGTATGACCCAAAGGTAGTTGCCCACTGTGCAAGGCTGGGGGCGGAGCTTGGGGCAGACATAGTAAAAGTTCCCTATACGGGTTCTCCAGAAACCTTTGCCCCTGCGGTGGAGGGTTGCCCAGTACCGGTGGTTATTGCGGGTGGTCCCAAGATGAAGACGGAAAGGGAGGTCCTTGAAATGGTCTACGGTGCCCTGCAGGCGGGTGCCAAGGGGCTATCGGTGGGTAGGAACGTCTTTCAAGCCAAGAACAGGGTCCAAATGGTAAAAGCTTTGTATAAGCTAGTTCATGAGAACGCCTCCGTGGAGGAGGCTCTTAGCCTGTTGGAAGGAGGTAAATGA
- a CDS encoding argininosuccinate synthase: MKRVILAYSGGLDTSVIVRWLSERGYEVITYTADVGQGEELTEIPQKAKASGAVDAIVEDLKEEFAREYCLPTLRALALYEGRYPLTASLSRPLIAKKLVEYAEKFGADFVAHGSTGKGNDQVRFELSVWALNPNLEVLAPVREWEFKSREEEVEYALRHQIPVKATKDKPYSIDKNLWGISIECGPLEDPWTEPPEDAFEWTVSPEKAPNEPEYVEITFEKGVPTQLNGKTYEKLSELILDLNRIAGRHGVGRIDMVENRLVGIKSREVYEAPGATVLYKAYQDLLSLTTDRWTFHYFLTHIPHEYAKLVYEGLWFSPLRTALDAFTESIAQFVNGTVRLKLYKGHAQVVGRKSPNSLYVEDLATYSEKDAFDHKAGAQFTKVFGLPLKVLGRVKNAHSGSSDR, from the coding sequence ATGAAGAGGGTTATCTTAGCTTACTCGGGAGGGCTGGACACCTCCGTAATAGTGCGTTGGCTATCGGAAAGGGGCTACGAAGTGATCACCTACACCGCCGACGTGGGACAGGGAGAGGAACTCACAGAGATCCCACAGAAGGCTAAAGCTTCCGGGGCAGTGGATGCCATAGTGGAGGACCTAAAGGAGGAATTTGCAAGGGAGTACTGTTTGCCCACCCTAAGGGCCTTAGCCCTCTACGAGGGAAGGTATCCTTTGACTGCATCCCTCTCAAGACCGCTCATTGCCAAAAAGCTGGTGGAGTATGCAGAAAAGTTTGGGGCAGACTTTGTAGCCCACGGCTCCACAGGAAAGGGAAACGACCAGGTGAGGTTTGAGCTGTCCGTTTGGGCTCTGAACCCAAACTTAGAGGTTTTGGCACCGGTGAGGGAGTGGGAGTTCAAATCTCGGGAGGAAGAGGTGGAGTATGCCCTACGTCATCAGATACCCGTTAAGGCTACCAAGGATAAGCCCTACTCCATAGACAAGAACCTTTGGGGTATCTCCATAGAGTGCGGACCCTTGGAGGATCCATGGACAGAGCCTCCCGAGGACGCCTTTGAATGGACCGTATCCCCAGAGAAAGCCCCCAACGAGCCTGAGTATGTGGAGATCACCTTTGAAAAGGGAGTTCCCACCCAGTTAAACGGAAAAACCTACGAAAAGCTCAGCGAACTGATCCTTGATTTGAACCGGATTGCAGGAAGGCACGGTGTGGGACGTATAGACATGGTAGAAAACCGCCTTGTAGGTATAAAGAGCAGGGAGGTTTATGAGGCGCCCGGGGCAACGGTTCTATACAAAGCATACCAAGACCTTCTTTCTTTGACCACAGACAGATGGACCTTTCACTACTTTTTGACCCACATACCCCACGAATATGCCAAGCTCGTCTATGAGGGCCTCTGGTTTTCTCCCCTGAGGACTGCCTTGGATGCTTTCACAGAAAGCATAGCCCAGTTTGTTAATGGCACCGTAAGGCTCAAGCTGTACAAAGGTCATGCACAGGTAGTGGGAAGGAAATCGCCCAACTCCTTGTATGTGGAAGATTTGGCAACCTATTCAGAAAAGGATGCCTTTGACCACAAAGCGGGAGCCCAATTTACAAAGGTCTTTGGACTTCCCCTAAAGGTCCTTGGGAGGGTAAAGAATGCTCATAGCGGTTCCTCTGACAGATAA
- the aroD gene encoding type I 3-dehydroquinate dehydratase yields the protein MLIAVPLTDKNFEEDAKAIKDLGADAVEVRVDLFEDKSLDKVLWCLQKAKSLGLLTILTIRSPQEGGKEVPNRRELFERACPHSDYTDIELSSQDLLPFVRDLVKGSGKKLIISYHNFELTPANWILREVFRQARRWSADIVKVAVKANSYQDTARLLCLCEKEEGEKIIIAMGKYGKISRLAGYIFGSVISYAFYRSATAEGQLSLEEMVRLKREFYP from the coding sequence ATGCTCATAGCGGTTCCTCTGACAGATAAAAACTTTGAAGAGGACGCAAAGGCTATAAAGGATTTAGGTGCGGATGCGGTAGAGGTTAGGGTAGACCTCTTTGAGGACAAAAGCCTGGATAAGGTCCTTTGGTGTTTGCAAAAGGCAAAGTCCTTAGGTCTTTTGACCATTCTGACCATAAGGAGCCCGCAGGAGGGTGGCAAAGAGGTCCCAAACAGGAGAGAGCTCTTTGAAAGGGCTTGCCCCCATTCAGACTACACAGACATTGAACTTTCCTCCCAAGACCTCCTCCCCTTTGTGAGGGATTTAGTGAAGGGCTCAGGGAAAAAACTCATCATCTCCTACCACAATTTTGAGCTAACACCCGCCAATTGGATCTTGAGGGAGGTCTTCAGGCAAGCCAGAAGATGGTCTGCAGACATAGTAAAGGTGGCGGTAAAAGCCAACTCCTACCAGGACACCGCAAGGCTCTTGTGCCTTTGCGAAAAGGAGGAGGGAGAAAAGATCATAATAGCTATGGGTAAATACGGAAAAATCTCCCGCTTGGCAGGATACATTTTTGGTAGTGTAATAAGCTACGCCTTCTACCGGTCTGCCACCGCAGAAGGTCAGCTCTCCTTGGAGGAGATGGTAAGACTAAAAAGAGAGTTTTACCCTTGA
- a CDS encoding ABC transporter permease: MNHVLFLALKLLLERKRQTVISFLGVSIGVSAFVVMSSLMLGFQSYFIQQVIDLEPHIRIKPKESAEDRLRQDFSVVLGAKPKEEEKILGWRDLMQSLDRHPEVVGSAPRLVSRGIVQYGTKEKPVNLLGIDPTREPKASIIERFLVYKNLKSLENRRDGVILGVLVAKSLGIKELGGKVVITTPNGTSSTFRVIDIFDSGITNLDDTRVYMHINTLQSILGKEGQVNEIVIKLKDPERAERLAKVFGAGLNYEVESWQRAYRNFLSIFKIQNIITYLIVFAILLVSAFGIFNIIMMTVLEKKRDIAILMAMGYSRRDILLIFLVQGVFVGLVGAVLGSIIGYGLQEYLESVKLDVEGLIRTPGFVLYRSFSLYIYGGIFSVLFAVLASLYPSYRASRLNPVDIFRSAS, translated from the coding sequence ATGAACCATGTACTCTTTTTGGCACTAAAGCTCCTTTTGGAGAGAAAGCGTCAGACAGTCATATCCTTTTTGGGTGTTAGCATAGGAGTTTCTGCCTTTGTGGTGATGAGTTCTCTGATGCTGGGTTTTCAGTCTTACTTTATCCAACAGGTCATAGACTTGGAGCCTCACATAAGGATAAAACCCAAGGAGAGTGCGGAGGACCGTCTAAGGCAGGATTTTTCTGTGGTCCTTGGGGCAAAGCCAAAGGAGGAGGAAAAAATTCTGGGCTGGAGGGACCTGATGCAGAGCTTAGACAGGCATCCTGAAGTGGTAGGTTCTGCACCGAGGCTGGTGAGCAGGGGCATAGTTCAGTACGGCACCAAAGAAAAGCCCGTCAATTTGCTCGGCATAGACCCAACAAGGGAGCCCAAGGCATCCATAATAGAGAGGTTCTTGGTGTATAAAAACCTTAAAAGCTTGGAAAACAGGAGGGATGGAGTTATCCTCGGAGTGTTAGTTGCCAAAAGCTTGGGTATAAAAGAGCTGGGCGGAAAGGTGGTGATCACCACACCCAACGGCACCTCCTCCACCTTTCGGGTCATAGACATATTTGACTCCGGCATCACCAACTTGGACGACACGAGGGTGTATATGCACATAAACACCCTGCAATCCATCTTGGGCAAAGAGGGGCAGGTAAACGAGATCGTCATAAAGCTAAAGGACCCAGAAAGGGCAGAAAGGTTAGCCAAAGTTTTTGGTGCAGGGCTCAACTACGAGGTTGAAAGTTGGCAGAGGGCATACAGGAACTTTTTGAGCATCTTTAAAATTCAAAACATAATAACTTACCTCATTGTCTTTGCAATACTGCTAGTTTCTGCCTTTGGGATCTTCAACATAATAATGATGACCGTGCTGGAAAAGAAAAGGGATATTGCCATTTTGATGGCTATGGGCTATTCAAGGAGAGACATACTTTTGATCTTTTTGGTGCAGGGGGTTTTTGTGGGCTTAGTGGGTGCGGTGCTTGGCTCCATAATCGGTTATGGCTTGCAAGAGTATTTGGAATCCGTAAAGTTAGACGTGGAGGGGCTCATAAGGACTCCGGGCTTTGTGCTTTATAGAAGCTTTAGCCTTTACATCTACGGCGGAATCTTTTCTGTCCTCTTTGCGGTGCTTGCCAGCCTTTATCCTTCCTACAGGGCAAGCAGGCTAAACCCGGTGGATATATTCAGGAGTGCTTCTTAA
- a CDS encoding efflux RND transporter periplasmic adaptor subunit: protein MKKWFLIPLLALPLVFLTWSYLHREPKTAVAQIKEVKKFVYASGYVEPEDFVLVKSEVSGIVEAVYVKEGDKVKKGQVLAKISAQELESSIKDLQARLSLVEERLREDSPYLRFLKEKVEASELQLRQAEREYERRRDLAERGLIPKEQLEKFKTTYEIHRREYEANLSQYRDAIRSLQAESKSLRAQIERLNAQREKYFIKSPINGVVLSKFVKEGSYINHLSQENVLFGVGDPNRLEVVLEIDEEYVGLIKEGQRVFLSIDAFPGQTFEGTIYSKEGQLDRTRKTLKVKVRANLPPNTPAFATVEGKVLVEERSALLVPKEAVKDGKVLRYERVRSVEVPVKLGGEYEGYVEVLEGLKEGDRVILR from the coding sequence ATGAAAAAATGGTTTCTTATCCCACTGTTGGCTTTACCTTTAGTCTTTCTGACATGGTCCTATCTACATCGTGAGCCAAAAACTGCGGTTGCCCAAATAAAAGAAGTTAAAAAGTTCGTGTATGCGTCCGGATATGTGGAGCCCGAGGACTTTGTGCTGGTAAAGTCAGAGGTCTCTGGAATAGTAGAGGCGGTTTATGTAAAAGAGGGGGACAAGGTTAAGAAGGGTCAGGTGCTCGCAAAGATCTCCGCCCAAGAGTTGGAAAGCTCCATAAAGGACCTTCAGGCAAGGCTCAGCTTGGTGGAAGAACGGCTGAGAGAAGACTCTCCTTACCTTAGGTTCTTGAAGGAGAAGGTGGAAGCGTCCGAGCTACAACTCAGGCAGGCGGAGAGGGAGTATGAAAGAAGAAGGGATTTGGCTGAGAGGGGGCTAATTCCAAAGGAACAGCTTGAAAAGTTCAAAACCACCTACGAAATCCACCGCAGGGAGTACGAAGCAAACCTAAGCCAATACAGGGATGCTATAAGGAGTTTACAGGCGGAGAGCAAAAGCTTACGGGCACAGATAGAAAGGCTGAACGCCCAGAGGGAAAAGTATTTCATAAAAAGTCCAATTAACGGGGTGGTCCTGTCTAAGTTTGTAAAGGAGGGAAGCTACATAAACCACCTTTCCCAAGAGAATGTTCTCTTTGGTGTGGGAGACCCAAACAGGTTGGAAGTGGTCTTGGAAATAGACGAGGAGTATGTGGGGCTGATAAAGGAGGGACAAAGGGTCTTTCTCTCCATTGATGCCTTCCCAGGGCAGACCTTTGAGGGCACCATTTACTCCAAAGAGGGACAGTTGGACAGGACAAGGAAAACCTTAAAGGTGAAAGTCCGGGCAAACCTTCCACCCAACACGCCCGCCTTTGCCACAGTGGAGGGTAAGGTCTTGGTGGAAGAGAGGTCCGCCCTACTGGTACCAAAGGAAGCGGTCAAAGACGGAAAGGTGCTGAGATATGAAAGGGTTCGTTCGGTGGAGGTGCCCGTTAAGTTGGGTGGAGAGTACGAGGGGTATGTGGAGGTCTTGGAGGGGCTCAAGGAGGGTGATAGAGTAATTTTGCGATGA
- a CDS encoding enoyl-ACP reductase FabI, protein MGLLEGKRALIMGVANERSIAYGIAKAFHREGAELAFTYANEKLKKRVEEVASEFGSNLTFECDVSKDEHIKALREWLEKNWGSLDIIVHSIAYAPKEEFKGGVIDTSREGFKIAMDISVYSLIAITRELLPLMEGRNGSIITLSYYGAEKVVPHYNVMGIAKAALECTVRYLAYDIAKYGHRINAISAGPVKTLAAYSITGFHLLMEHTTKVNPFGRAITIEDVGDTAVFLCSDWARAITGEVIHVDNGYHIMGVFGREEEIKKEVFGKSE, encoded by the coding sequence ATGGGTCTTTTGGAGGGCAAAAGGGCACTTATTATGGGCGTTGCCAACGAAAGGAGCATAGCCTACGGCATAGCTAAAGCCTTTCACAGGGAAGGTGCGGAGCTTGCCTTTACCTATGCCAACGAAAAGCTCAAAAAGAGGGTGGAGGAGGTTGCCAGTGAGTTTGGTTCAAACTTGACCTTTGAGTGCGATGTGTCCAAAGACGAGCATATCAAGGCGTTAAGGGAGTGGCTTGAAAAAAACTGGGGAAGCCTTGACATAATAGTCCACTCCATAGCGTACGCACCAAAGGAGGAGTTCAAGGGTGGAGTAATAGACACCTCCAGGGAGGGCTTTAAAATTGCAATGGACATATCTGTTTACTCATTAATAGCCATTACACGGGAACTTTTGCCCTTGATGGAAGGAAGAAACGGAAGTATCATAACTCTGTCCTATTATGGGGCGGAGAAGGTGGTGCCACACTACAATGTTATGGGTATAGCAAAGGCGGCTTTAGAGTGCACAGTACGATACTTGGCTTACGATATTGCCAAATATGGACACAGAATAAACGCCATATCCGCAGGACCAGTAAAGACCCTCGCTGCTTACAGTATTACCGGCTTTCACCTTTTGATGGAACACACCACAAAGGTTAATCCCTTTGGCAGGGCAATAACCATAGAGGATGTGGGAGATACTGCAGTTTTTCTGTGCAGTGATTGGGCAAGGGCTATAACGGGAGAAGTTATTCATGTGGATAATGGCTATCACATTATGGGTGTCTTTGGTAGAGAGGAAGAGATCAAAAAGGAAGTTTTTGGCAAAAGTGAATGA
- the pstS gene encoding phosphate ABC transporter substrate-binding protein PstS has product MKKVLLATAIFSGTVLALEITGAGSTFVFPIMGKWAFEYNKETGHKVNYQSIGSGGGIRQAINRTVDFGASDAPLTPEELERHKLLQFPVVIGAVVVTYNVPELGRTVLNMDQKAVCDIYMGKITRWNDPYLQQLNPNVKLPDRPIVVVHRSDGSGTTWIFTNWLSKVCPEWKEKVGFGTSVKWPTGVGAKGNEGVTNYVRRSQGGIGYVEYIYAKQNNLPAARIKNREGNFVEPTVRTMQEAARNARWDKSKHFYEVLTDQPGRDAYPITGAVFVLIPKDQPERAKRATTFFKWVFEKGDRYAQELDYIPMPENVKRLVMEYWKDHGVAP; this is encoded by the coding sequence ATGAAGAAAGTACTTTTAGCCACTGCAATTTTCAGCGGAACGGTTTTAGCCCTTGAAATCACCGGTGCCGGGTCCACGTTTGTCTTTCCGATCATGGGCAAGTGGGCCTTTGAGTACAACAAGGAGACGGGACACAAGGTAAACTACCAGTCCATAGGCTCCGGTGGTGGTATCAGGCAGGCCATCAACAGGACGGTGGATTTTGGAGCCTCTGACGCACCCCTAACACCCGAGGAGTTGGAAAGGCATAAGCTCCTCCAATTCCCCGTAGTTATAGGCGCAGTTGTGGTTACCTACAACGTGCCAGAGTTGGGGAGAACTGTGCTAAACATGGACCAAAAGGCGGTCTGCGACATCTACATGGGCAAGATCACAAGGTGGAACGACCCATACCTGCAACAGCTCAACCCCAACGTAAAGCTCCCCGACAGACCCATAGTGGTAGTGCACAGGTCCGACGGCTCTGGAACCACCTGGATCTTCACCAACTGGCTCTCTAAAGTATGCCCCGAGTGGAAGGAAAAGGTGGGATTTGGAACTTCCGTCAAGTGGCCTACGGGCGTTGGTGCAAAAGGAAATGAAGGCGTAACAAACTACGTGAGGAGATCCCAGGGCGGTATAGGATATGTGGAATACATCTACGCCAAGCAGAATAACCTACCCGCTGCAAGGATCAAAAACAGGGAAGGAAATTTTGTGGAGCCAACCGTAAGAACCATGCAAGAGGCTGCAAGGAACGCCAGGTGGGATAAGTCCAAGCACTTCTACGAAGTCCTCACAGACCAACCCGGTAGAGATGCCTACCCAATAACGGGCGCAGTCTTCGTACTGATTCCCAAAGACCAACCCGAGAGGGCTAAGAGGGCTACCACCTTCTTCAAGTGGGTTTTTGAAAAGGGAGACAGGTATGCCCAAGAACTTGATTACATACCCATGCCCGAAAACGTCAAAAGGCTCGTCATGGAATACTGGAAGGATCATGGCGTAGCACCATAA